The DNA region CTGATCGCCGCCGAACTCGTGTTCGGCGCGAGCAGCGGTAACGGGGGACTCGGCTGGTACATTTTCCAGAACCGCAACGAGCTCTACACCGACCGCGTGTTCGCGGGACTCGCCGCCGTCATCGCGATCGGCCTGCTGGTCGAGCATCTGGTGTTCGACACGCTGGAGCGCGTGACCGTGCGCCGCTGGGGCTTGCAACACTGACACGCTGCACCATGACGAGGCAAACCCAGCGCGGATAACGCTTACGCCTCGTTCAGCCAGTGCTCGATCAACGGACCCTGTGCGCCCCGCACAGGGTCGCTGTGCGGAAACGGCAAGGCTTCCATCGCGGCGCGTTCCGCGGCGGTCAATGCGTCGCGCCGGATGTCCCATTGCTGGCCCGGCGGATACGCGCCGATCACATTGAGCGGCCCGCTCGACGATTCGAGGCAATGTCCGGTGCCCGCCGGCAGCAGAATCACGTCGCCCGCTTCCAGATGCACGACCCGGCCGCCCGGGCCGCCCACGATCACATCCGCCGCGCCCGCGGCGATGCCCAGCACTTCATGCGCCGACGAATGGAAGTGGTGATAGTCGAAGATGCCGTTGCGCCATTTCGGCGGCCAGCCGTTGCGCTGGAACATCGCTTCGAACGCGTTGGCGAGCCGCTCGCCGTCGCCCGAGGCGTCGGGTTCCAGCACGTCCCGATACAGAATGACGGGAAGATGCGCATTATTCGGCACCCAGTCGCGCGGGCCGAGCCGGAACACGTCCGCGTGCACCGCGCCTCTCGTATCTGCTTGCATGTCTGCTCCTCGAACGGATGCTGATGCGCCGTGTATGCCGGGCGAAGATCGCCTCGAGTGAGCGGCGCGGACGTCAGCTAAACAGCAAATCCCATTCCGCAGCAATCAGGGCAAAACCGCATGCGAAAAATGTTCAAGCAAACGTTTTCGTGTGCTTGAGGCATTTTTTTGCGGGCCGGATACATCAAGTTTGCTGTTGCTTACGTCGATATAACAGTTCGAGGCGCAAAACAATCACGGGACGGCACGAGGGCTGATTTATGTGGAATGCCGAGCTGTCGGCAGACGGGACGGGATCGCAATCGATCGACGAGGCGGCGCGCGTGGTGGAGGCACTCGGCGTGCCGTGGGCGTGGTATCGCGCAGGCCAGCATCTCGATCTGGTGCGCGAAGGCGCGACGCCCTTCGACTGGCCGCGCACGATCGTGCCCGGGATGCTGCACGACGCCTGCGTGGAGCGCGGCTGGTTCGCGTGGCCGACGGGCCGCAGCGACCTCGCGCTCGGCTGGCTGCTTGCGCCCGTGTCGCTTGCGGCCGACCCCGCCTTTGCAGCGCTGGCGCGCGCGATCGGCGAACAGATGCAGGCCGATGCGCTGGTGCGCGCGCAAAACGTGCAACGCGTGCTGTACGACATCGCGTATCTCGCGAGTTCGATCAGCGAGCGCGGCGAGTTCCTGCAGGCGATTCACGAGCGTCTCGGTACGCTGATCGACGCGGAGAATTTCTATCTCGCGCTCTACGACGGCGAAACGGGCGCCGTCACGTATCCGTATTACATCGACCTGATCGACACCGAGGCTGTCGATACGAATCACATGGACATGGTCGACCCCGAGCGCCTGTCGCTCACGGGATACGTGCTGA from Paraburkholderia caribensis includes:
- a CDS encoding cupin domain-containing protein; its protein translation is MQADTRGAVHADVFRLGPRDWVPNNAHLPVILYRDVLEPDASGDGERLANAFEAMFQRNGWPPKWRNGIFDYHHFHSSAHEVLGIAAGAADVIVGGPGGRVVHLEAGDVILLPAGTGHCLESSSGPLNVIGAYPPGQQWDIRRDALTAAERAAMEALPFPHSDPVRGAQGPLIEHWLNEA